A genomic window from Acinetobacter lwoffii includes:
- the gluQRS gene encoding tRNA glutamyl-Q(34) synthetase GluQRS has product MSVNNPPLTPPLKKEGDNRMAYVGRFAPSPTGPLHFGSLITAVASYCDAKANQGTWLVRIEDTDIPRIYPGSEEHILRAMDAFQLEPDAEIIFQKDRLDIYEDVIQQLRQQDLVYACQCTRKMLGSNHIYQDTCRNLGLAFEHQAIRLKVEDVEICFEDRLQGQHCSELKKDLGDFVLKRRDGIMNYQLAVVVDDYLQGMTHAVRGADLLDNTERQIYLGQLLGYPRLSYMHLPLAMNDQGQKLSKQNLAQALDLTQAPQLLKQALQALHQAEVDLDTPDRMLQQAVVQWDIERIPHTTELQGHYL; this is encoded by the coding sequence ATGTCTGTAAATAATCCTCCCCTAACCCCTCCTTTAAAAAAGGAGGGGGACAACAGGATGGCTTATGTGGGCCGGTTCGCGCCATCGCCAACCGGCCCTTTGCATTTTGGCTCCCTCATTACCGCAGTTGCCAGTTACTGCGATGCCAAAGCCAATCAAGGCACATGGCTGGTCCGGATTGAAGACACCGATATTCCCCGCATTTATCCCGGCAGCGAAGAGCATATCCTGCGTGCCATGGATGCCTTTCAGCTTGAACCTGATGCCGAAATCATTTTCCAGAAAGACCGTTTAGATATTTACGAAGACGTCATCCAGCAATTACGTCAGCAAGACCTAGTCTATGCCTGTCAATGTACCCGTAAAATGCTCGGTTCCAACCATATCTATCAGGATACCTGCCGCAACTTGGGTCTGGCTTTTGAGCATCAGGCCATCCGTTTAAAAGTTGAAGATGTTGAAATCTGTTTTGAAGACCGGCTGCAAGGTCAGCACTGTTCAGAACTGAAAAAAGATCTGGGCGATTTTGTCTTAAAACGTCGTGACGGCATTATGAATTACCAGCTGGCTGTAGTAGTCGATGACTATCTGCAAGGTATGACTCATGCGGTACGTGGAGCTGATCTTTTAGATAATACCGAACGGCAAATCTATCTGGGACAGTTACTCGGTTATCCGCGTCTGAGCTATATGCATCTACCGCTGGCAATGAATGATCAGGGGCAAAAACTGTCAAAACAGAATCTGGCCCAAGCACTGGATTTAACTCAGGCACCGCAATTATTAAAACAGGCACTTCAGGCTTTGCATCAGGCTGAAGTTGATTTGGACACTCCCGATCGGATGCTGCAACAGGCGGTAGTACAATGGGACATTGAGCGGATTCCACATACAACTGAGCTACAAGGTCACTATTTATAA
- the dksA gene encoding RNA polymerase-binding protein DksA yields the protein MANDNQNQVLDNQTDVVEEKAAKRVRKSKPKTTDGGSTASLFGIEPYQPKKNEEYMSEGQLQHFRQILLAWKAELMSEVDRTLNTMQDENTALPDVNDRATQEEEFAIELRTRDRERKLIRKIEQSIEAIQNDDYGFCETCGIEIGLRRLEARPTATLCIDCKTLAEIKEKQNNG from the coding sequence ATGGCGAATGACAACCAAAATCAAGTCTTAGACAATCAAACTGATGTTGTAGAAGAGAAAGCTGCAAAGCGCGTACGCAAATCTAAGCCTAAAACGACTGACGGTGGTTCTACTGCTAGCTTATTTGGTATTGAACCTTATCAACCTAAAAAAAATGAAGAATACATGTCTGAAGGTCAGCTTCAGCATTTCCGCCAAATCTTGCTGGCTTGGAAAGCTGAGTTGATGTCAGAAGTGGATCGTACCCTCAATACGATGCAAGACGAAAATACTGCTCTTCCAGATGTGAATGACCGTGCGACTCAGGAAGAAGAGTTTGCGATTGAGTTACGTACCCGTGACCGTGAACGTAAACTGATTCGTAAAATCGAACAGTCGATCGAAGCAATCCAGAATGATGACTATGGTTTCTGTGAAACTTGTGGTATCGAGATTGGCTTGCGTCGTTTAGAAGCACGTCCAACGGCTACTTTATGTATTGACTGCAAAACCCTTGCAGAGATCAAAGAGAAGCAAAATAACGGTTAA
- a CDS encoding zinc ribbon domain-containing protein: protein MFFIFGVGPKTKTIEKSQFLCPVCRTRSGYELKQQRNYFSLFFIPLIPLSKPKSAFVTCSNCGTAMPSTVLDHAQPEPGRNSNLEA from the coding sequence ATGTTTTTTATTTTTGGCGTCGGCCCTAAAACCAAAACCATTGAGAAAAGCCAGTTTCTGTGTCCGGTCTGCCGTACTCGTTCGGGCTATGAGCTAAAACAGCAGCGTAATTATTTTTCTTTATTTTTTATACCCTTGATTCCACTTTCCAAGCCTAAATCTGCTTTTGTGACCTGTTCCAATTGTGGAACCGCAATGCCGAGCACGGTACTGGACCATGCTCAGCCAGAGCCAGGACGAAACTCCAATCTAGAAGCTTGA